In the Pontibacillus yanchengensis genome, one interval contains:
- the glmU gene encoding bifunctional UDP-N-acetylglucosamine diphosphorylase/glucosamine-1-phosphate N-acetyltransferase GlmU: MMTQTFAVVLAAGKGSRMKSDLPKVLHPVCGKPMVQHITDKLTNLNFNQIVTVVGHKSDMVKKQLGDTVDYAMQNEQLGTAHAVKMAERQLAEKEGTTLIITGDTPLVTEETLEELLQHHQETNASATILTMNTEDPSGYGRIIRNNQGQVERIVEQKDASEEELAIKEVNSGIFCFDNKQLFTSLQKVSTNNNQSEYYLPDVIEILKNEGNIISASSTDDIEEGLGVNDRLQLSNAEQILRNRILDLHMTNGVTITDPSTAYIEADVTIGQDTTIEPRVHLRGKTKIGSSCVIGPDVDLIDFEAEDKTKISNFSMTNDLCKMPIGNE, from the coding sequence ATGATGACACAAACATTTGCCGTCGTGTTAGCTGCAGGAAAAGGTTCTCGTATGAAATCAGACCTGCCAAAGGTGTTGCATCCCGTATGTGGCAAACCAATGGTGCAGCATATCACGGATAAATTAACGAACCTTAACTTCAACCAAATTGTCACTGTTGTAGGCCATAAAAGTGACATGGTTAAGAAACAATTAGGTGATACAGTTGATTATGCCATGCAAAATGAACAGCTTGGTACCGCTCATGCTGTGAAGATGGCAGAAAGACAGCTAGCAGAAAAAGAAGGTACAACCTTAATTATTACAGGAGATACTCCTCTAGTAACAGAAGAAACACTAGAGGAACTCCTGCAGCATCACCAAGAAACCAATGCGTCAGCTACCATTTTAACGATGAATACAGAAGATCCATCTGGATATGGACGTATTATTCGTAACAATCAAGGTCAAGTGGAACGTATTGTCGAACAAAAAGATGCGTCAGAGGAAGAGCTAGCAATCAAAGAAGTCAATTCAGGCATCTTCTGTTTTGATAACAAGCAGCTATTCACTTCCCTTCAGAAGGTTAGTACGAACAACAATCAAAGTGAGTACTACCTACCAGACGTCATTGAAATCTTGAAAAATGAAGGAAATATTATATCTGCTAGTAGTACAGATGATATAGAGGAAGGACTTGGGGTGAATGACCGCCTTCAGTTATCCAATGCAGAGCAAATCCTTCGCAATCGAATTCTGGATCTTCATATGACAAATGGAGTAACTATTACAGATCCATCTACTGCATATATCGAAGCGGATGTGACCATTGGACAAGATACGACAATCGAACCAAGAGTTCATCTTCGCGGTAAAACGAAAATCGGCTCTAGCTGTGTTATTGGTCCTGACGTGGATCTAATTGACTTTGAAGCGGAAGACAAAACAAAGATTTCTAATTTCTCTATGACCAATGACTTATGCAAAATGCCGATCGGAAATGAATGA
- a CDS encoding nucleotide sugar dehydrogenase translates to MNFYSQLIQKIDEKKANIGVVGMGYVGLPLAVEMVKSGFTVCGIDLSEDKINQLKKGHSYIQDVSHEEMEEVIASNRFLPTTDYEAVKELDAISICVPTPLSENQDPDTSYITGVINSIKPHMKKGTLITLESTTYPGTTEELILNEFKKMGYEAGKDFFLCYSPERVDPGNDKYNTQNMPKVIGGTTEQCTELGVKLYSHYVGNVVPVSSPKVAEMSKLLENTFRSINIAFVNEIAMMCERMDIDVWEVIDAAATKPFGFMKFQPGPGIGGHCIPLDPMYLSWKAKGYRFYSKFIDLAQSINNNMPDVVVSKTSQVLNLDGKSINRANILILGMAYKPNVADLRESPGLYLYELYKENGANVQYLDPHAQSFIDDSGDVVHSVPYIEDQLKQYDCMVLVTNHSDFDYDQLANLGVPIVDTRNAFKDYEQQHIHKLGTSSKVFDRQDSVAL, encoded by the coding sequence ATGAATTTTTATAGTCAATTAATTCAAAAAATCGATGAGAAGAAAGCAAATATTGGAGTAGTGGGTATGGGCTATGTAGGCCTGCCACTAGCAGTAGAAATGGTGAAATCGGGATTCACAGTATGCGGGATAGACCTTTCTGAAGATAAGATTAACCAATTGAAAAAAGGTCACTCTTACATTCAGGACGTTTCCCATGAAGAAATGGAAGAAGTTATTGCTTCCAATCGCTTTCTTCCAACGACAGACTATGAGGCAGTTAAAGAATTAGACGCGATTAGTATTTGTGTGCCAACACCACTTAGTGAAAACCAGGATCCAGATACCTCCTATATCACGGGTGTAATCAACAGTATTAAGCCACACATGAAAAAAGGTACGCTTATTACACTTGAAAGCACAACGTATCCAGGGACAACAGAAGAATTAATCTTAAACGAATTCAAGAAAATGGGTTACGAAGCTGGAAAGGATTTCTTCCTATGTTATTCTCCGGAGCGTGTAGACCCAGGTAATGATAAGTACAATACGCAAAACATGCCTAAAGTTATTGGTGGTACAACAGAACAATGTACAGAGTTAGGCGTTAAACTGTATAGCCATTATGTTGGCAACGTAGTACCTGTTTCCTCTCCGAAGGTAGCTGAAATGTCTAAGTTACTAGAAAACACCTTCCGTAGTATCAACATTGCATTCGTTAACGAAATTGCAATGATGTGTGAACGCATGGATATTGACGTTTGGGAAGTAATCGATGCAGCTGCAACGAAGCCATTCGGATTCATGAAATTCCAACCAGGACCAGGAATTGGTGGCCATTGCATCCCATTAGATCCTATGTATCTATCTTGGAAGGCAAAAGGATACCGTTTCTATAGTAAATTTATCGATCTAGCACAATCGATCAACAATAACATGCCAGATGTTGTCGTAAGCAAAACCTCTCAGGTATTAAACCTTGATGGTAAGTCCATCAATCGTGCCAACATCTTAATCCTTGGTATGGCTTATAAGCCAAACGTGGCTGACTTGCGCGAATCTCCAGGTCTATATCTATATGAATTGTACAAAGAAAATGGAGCTAATGTTCAGTATTTAGATCCACATGCGCAAAGCTTCATCGATGATAGTGGAGATGTTGTTCATTCTGTACCTTATATCGAAGATCAATTGAAACAATATGATTGTATGGTACTCGTAACAAATCATAGTGATTTCGATTATGATCAGCTAGCGAATCTTGGTGTACCAATTGTGGATACTCGTAATGCATTTAAAGATTATGAACAGCAACACATTCACAAGCTTGGCACATCTTCAAAAGTATTCGATCGTCAAGATTCAGTAGCGTTGTAA
- the glmS gene encoding glutamine--fructose-6-phosphate transaminase (isomerizing): protein MCGIIGYIGARETQNILANGLEKLEYRGYDSAGIAVCDGECIQTEKTVGRLDSLQEKLIESPKQGSLGIGHTRWATHGRPSNENSHPHTDEETEFAVVHNGIIENYLDVKEELMAEGVTFTSETDSEVIAHLFSKLYDGEMISTIQKVVQKLKGAYALGVVTKNDPDTLYAVRQASPLIVGVGEDENFISSDIPALLEHTRDMLILEDGEIAVLKREGVSLLDLETANPIERDVFKVDWDMEQAEKNGFDHFMLKEIFEQPNALQKTMTGRFDEENNKVDFQELDWTADKVNNWNKIYIVACGTAYHAGLIGQNAIEELTRIPVSVEIASEFRYRRPIIDENTLVIVVSQSGETADTLAALRQSQKVGAEVLGITNVVGSSIAREADNVILTMAGPEIAVASTKAYTTQVLSFYLLGTYVAQMKEMISDEYREKLVKGIQAIPSQIEEGLEHTKGLQWYAESIKDSQSVFFLGRGLDHAVALEGSLKLKEISYIHSEAYAAGELKHGTLALIEEGTPVIALATQDEVYEKMLGNIEEVKARGAQVMGVATEGNMKIYQYVDETCYIPATLSLLTPLLSVVPLQIISYYTALALDKDIDKPRNLAKSVTVE from the coding sequence ATGTGCGGAATTATTGGTTACATTGGAGCAAGAGAAACACAAAATATACTAGCAAACGGTTTAGAAAAACTAGAATATAGAGGGTATGATTCTGCTGGAATCGCAGTATGTGATGGAGAGTGCATCCAAACTGAAAAAACAGTTGGACGTCTAGATAGTTTACAAGAAAAACTGATTGAATCTCCTAAGCAAGGTTCTTTAGGTATTGGTCATACAAGATGGGCAACACACGGTCGTCCATCTAACGAAAACTCTCATCCCCATACGGATGAAGAAACGGAATTCGCAGTCGTTCACAACGGCATCATAGAAAATTATCTAGATGTAAAAGAAGAGCTAATGGCAGAAGGTGTGACATTCACATCTGAAACTGATTCAGAAGTAATTGCTCATCTATTCTCTAAACTATACGACGGTGAAATGATCTCCACTATCCAAAAAGTCGTTCAAAAGCTAAAAGGTGCTTATGCACTAGGCGTAGTGACGAAAAATGATCCAGACACACTTTATGCCGTACGCCAAGCAAGCCCACTAATCGTTGGGGTTGGGGAAGACGAGAACTTCATTAGCTCTGATATCCCAGCACTTCTTGAGCATACACGTGATATGTTAATTCTTGAAGATGGCGAGATTGCGGTTCTAAAAAGAGAAGGCGTTTCCCTATTAGATCTAGAAACAGCTAATCCGATTGAGCGCGACGTATTCAAAGTGGATTGGGATATGGAGCAAGCAGAAAAGAATGGCTTCGATCACTTCATGCTTAAAGAAATTTTTGAACAGCCAAATGCGCTTCAAAAAACGATGACGGGTCGCTTTGATGAAGAAAATAATAAAGTAGATTTCCAAGAGCTTGATTGGACAGCTGACAAAGTGAACAATTGGAATAAAATCTATATTGTAGCGTGCGGTACAGCTTATCATGCAGGATTAATCGGCCAGAATGCAATTGAAGAATTAACACGCATCCCAGTATCTGTAGAGATTGCTTCTGAATTCCGTTACCGCCGTCCAATTATCGATGAGAACACACTTGTAATCGTTGTGAGCCAATCTGGTGAGACAGCCGACACATTAGCTGCTCTTCGTCAAAGTCAAAAAGTAGGTGCAGAAGTACTAGGCATTACAAACGTTGTAGGAAGCTCCATTGCTCGTGAAGCGGATAATGTCATCCTAACAATGGCTGGACCAGAAATTGCAGTAGCTTCTACGAAAGCATATACAACTCAGGTTCTATCTTTCTACCTACTAGGTACGTATGTTGCACAAATGAAAGAAATGATTTCAGATGAGTATCGTGAAAAACTTGTAAAAGGAATTCAGGCTATCCCATCTCAAATCGAGGAAGGACTTGAGCATACAAAAGGACTTCAATGGTATGCAGAATCTATTAAAGATTCACAGAGCGTATTCTTCCTAGGTCGTGGACTAGATCATGCTGTCGCTCTAGAAGGTTCTTTAAAGCTTAAAGAAATTTCTTATATTCACTCTGAAGCATATGCAGCTGGCGAACTTAAGCACGGAACGTTGGCTCTTATTGAAGAGGGAACTCCAGTGATTGCCCTTGCAACGCAGGACGAAGTGTACGAGAAAATGCTAGGTAACATTGAAGAAGTAAAAGCACGTGGTGCACAGGTTATGGGTGTAGCAACAGAAGGTAACATGAAGATTTATCAGTATGTAGATGAAACGTGCTATATCCCAGCAACGTTATCTCTTCTAACACCGCTACTATCCGTAGTTCCATTACAAATTATCTCTTATTACACAGCTCTAGCACTAGATAAGGATATTGATAAGCCAAGAAACCTTGCTAAGAGCGTAACGGTAGAATAA
- a CDS encoding response regulator transcription factor: MAQSQHVGSRIVKTFNHFLQYYQESKLACGIIIVRTDLNEKELENLQSFMEKEEPTVGAQFSYDHSEGLLGILLDDCNIGYTHFYSLFIKDYLQQQGCLKGSLLVGSFPESSDYAEQMLFSMIWEMMDKPQDQYNIELFQYDRPSKECNRSILLVDSDESVLEILSSFLRGKGYDVHTAKDGKEGLDQFEKIVPELVITEINLSALGGYQFINQVRDAEAPTQIMVLTNKHLEEDMKRTFEFGVSEYMTKPFSLIEIEARMKRLIEHSM; the protein is encoded by the coding sequence ATGGCACAAAGTCAACATGTTGGTTCACGTATCGTTAAAACCTTTAACCATTTTCTTCAATATTATCAAGAAAGCAAATTAGCTTGTGGGATTATTATCGTTCGTACTGATTTGAATGAAAAGGAACTAGAAAATCTTCAAAGCTTTATGGAGAAAGAGGAACCAACAGTAGGAGCTCAGTTTAGTTATGATCACTCAGAAGGTCTTCTTGGAATTCTTCTAGATGATTGCAACATTGGCTACACTCATTTTTATTCACTATTTATTAAAGATTATTTACAGCAACAAGGATGTCTGAAGGGTTCCCTTTTAGTAGGGAGTTTTCCAGAAAGTAGTGATTATGCTGAGCAAATGTTATTCAGTATGATTTGGGAAATGATGGACAAACCTCAAGACCAGTACAATATTGAACTATTTCAATATGACCGTCCTAGCAAAGAATGCAATCGTTCCATCCTATTGGTAGATAGTGATGAAAGTGTACTTGAGATTCTATCCTCCTTTTTACGTGGAAAAGGATATGATGTTCACACTGCAAAGGATGGGAAAGAAGGACTGGATCAATTTGAAAAAATCGTCCCTGAACTAGTCATTACAGAAATCAACCTATCTGCTTTGGGTGGATATCAATTTATAAACCAAGTTAGAGACGCCGAAGCTCCGACGCAAATTATGGTATTAACGAATAAGCATCTAGAAGAGGACATGAAGCGAACGTTTGAATTTGGCGTTTCCGAATATATGACGAAGCCATTTTCATTAATAGAAATAGAAGCTCGCATGAAGAGACTGATAGAACATTCTATGTAA